A genomic stretch from Aedes albopictus strain Foshan chromosome 2, AalbF5, whole genome shotgun sequence includes:
- the LOC115255490 gene encoding uncharacterized protein LOC115255490, with product MIEYRKSIIPPFLTPNWEKGYLSCTVSVRDLIENDARRITELADTRSKLDAISNSYDAPIVIDCLMRVAGGPDSATGFSQYNQENILGSDESLLSENYMCLELITMSGDEIYRNPNPQSDLFCRPRSLSWTKETDAITLEMYNNFFDEINDIKDDPVIVNVDNIRLRITVEAIYSLIDGKAANAIVGNKNTHACPVCIAGVDSVIGPSYFHSRLNSAEWLIRNAAKKNIPNNPALTNPEVRAEHRKISNNLEDQFKAHVNRPKPGGSGSSNNGNLARLMLSDPTAFSNILGINVKLVENLRLISNLALSSRRLDPEKVQQLYEELEKNIIAEFTFVKKLPPCLHKYKHFFPNCLFILAQLFNIKLYGADNWSNI from the coding sequence ATGATCGAATACAGAAAATCAATAATACCGCCCTTTTTAACTCCAAACTGGGAAAAAGGATACCTTTCGTGTACCGTTTCCGTTCGGGATTTGATTGAAAATGATGCTAGACGAATTACTGAACTAGCAGACACAAGATCAAAACTGGATGCTATTTCAAATTCGTACGACGCACCAATAGTCATTGACTGTTTGATGAGGGTAGCGGGAGGTCCTGATTCAGCAACAGGTTTCTCCCAGTATAACCAGGAAAACATTCTTGGTAGTGATGAGAGCCTCCTGTCAGAAAATTATATGTGTCTGGAGCTGATAACAATGTCTGGGGACGAAATCTACCGGAATCCAAACCCGCAGTCGGACTTGTTTTGTCGCCCACGATCATTAAGCTGGACGAAAGAGACGGATGCCATCACACTGGAAATGTATAACAACTTTTTCGATGAAATCAACGACATCAAAGACGATCCCGTCATAGTCAACGTAGATAATATTCGTCTTCGAATAACAGTAGAAGCAATTTATTCATTAATCGATGGAAAAGCTGCCAATGCTATTGTGGGCAACAAAAATACACATGCTTGTCCGGTATGCATTGCAGGAGTAGATAGTGTAATAGGACCGTCATATTTTCACTCTCGCTTAAATAGCGCGGAATGGCTAATTCGTAATGCGGCAAAAAAGAACATCCCCAATAACCCAGCTTTGACAAATCCTGAAGTACGAGCGGAGCACAGAAAAATTTCGAATAATCTGGAGGATCAGTTCAAAGCCCATGTAAATCGGCCAAAACCCGGAGGCAGTGGAAGTTCCAATAATGGGAATCTTGCACGCCTCATGCTCTCAGATCCTACCGCATTTTCCAATATTCTTGGAATAAATGTAAAACTGGTGGAAAATTTGAGGCTGATCAGCAACCTGGCACTCTCATCCCGAAGACTTGATCCTGAAAAGGTCCAGCAGCTGTACGAGGAACTGGAGAAGAATATCATAGCGGAATTCACGTTCGTTAAAAAGCTTCCGCCCTGTTTGCATAAATACAAACACTTTTTTCCAAACTGTTTATTTATTTTGGCTCAATTGTTTAATATAAAACTCTACGGAGCCGACAACTGgtcaaatatttaa